A window of Variovorax sp. HW608 genomic DNA:
GCTGACGCCGAAGTCGTGGTTGAAGGGGCTGCCGTTCGACGACACCCAGTTGAACTTCCAGCCCATGCGGCGCTGGAAGCGTTCGATCTCCGCCAGTGGCGCGCGCGAGATCGCGACCCATGCGATGTCGCGGTGCTCGAGATGCACCGTCATGCCGTCGGTGTGGTCCGCCATGTAGGAGCAGCCCACGCAGCCCTGCTCCCATCCCGGGCCGAGCATGAAGTGCTGCACGATGAGCTGGCTGCGCCCTTCGAACAGGTCGGCCAGGGTGCGCGGCCCGTCGGGCGTGTCGAAGACGTAGCGCTTGTCGACGCGCACCCATGGCAGCGCGCGGCGTTCGCGGGCGATCTGGTCGTGCAGGTGCGAGAGTTCCTTCTCGCGCGCGAGCAGCGCCTTGCGCTCGGCGACCCAGCGGTCTCGCGAGACCACAGGATGGTTCGCGGTGCCCGTTTCAACGGCGGTCGATGTGGTCATGGTGTGCTCCTGGATGCAATTTGGGAGGTCATCAGGCGGCGGTCTTCGGCCGCCGCACGACGCGGACTTTTCCGCTCGTTCCGCCGCCGCAGTAGAAGAGGCCGTCGCCGTCGGACTCGAGCCCGCTCACGCCGGTGCCCTTGGGCATCTCCAGGCGTTCGAGCACCTCGCCGCTCTCGGGATCGATGCGGCGAAGCTCGCTTTGCTCGTCTTCCCAGGTGCCGTGCCAGAGCTGGCCGTCGACCCAGGTCACGCCGGTGACGAAGCGGTTGGACTCGATGGTGCGCTTGATCTTCCCGGTCTCGGGATCGATCTGGTGGATCTTGCGGTCGCGGTACTGCCCGACCCACAGGCTGCCCTCGGCCCAGGTGAGGCCCGAGTCGAAGCCGTTGCCCGGCGCGGGAATCGATGACAGCGTCTTGCCGGTGACCGGATCGATCTTGTCGATGCGCGATTCGGCGATCTGGTAGAGGTGCTTGCCGTCGAAGGCAGTGCCTGCGTCGCACGCATGGTCGAGCGTGCGCGTGGTGTCGCCGCTCTCGGGATCGAAGGCGAGCAGCCGGGGGCCGGTGGCGGCCCAGACGCGCTCGCCGTCGTAGCTCACGCCGTGGATGTGATCGGCGCCCGCGAAGGGGCCGTACTCGCGCACCACCTCGGCGGCGTGTGCGGTCGGCGTGGCGCTGCTGTCCTTGCTCGTCTTGCTGCTCATCAAGGGCTCCTGTTGGGCGCCGGAAGCGGCGCCGTTGGGAGCACTCTATTCAAACGGCAGCGACGCGGGGAGTAACAAGATCGTCGTGAATCCCGCCAGCGGCGGCGCCAGCCAGCGCTGCGCCCGCGCACGGCCGATCGAACGCACGCGCCCCGTGGCCTCCAGTTCGACCAGCGCCCGCTGCACGGTGCGCTGGCTCGCGCCCAGCGCCAGCGCGAGCGCGGAGGTGGACCATGCGGCGCCGTCCGACAGCAACGCCACGAGCGATGCCTGCTCGCCGTCGATCGGCGGGGCGAGCAGAACGACTTCGCGTTCATCGCGTGGCTTGAGTACGAAGCCCTGTGCGGTGGCCTCGACATCGGCCATCGGCTTGACGAGTGCACGCAGCCGGCCGATCTCGACCCGCAGGCGCGCGCGATGCGTCTCGTCGGGCTCGCGCATGCGAAACGCGGTCGCGATCAGGGCATCGCGATCGGCGTCGCCCGGCCATGCCTCGGCCAGGGACCGGGCCAGCGCGAACAACACCGGCCGGCGCGCAAGCGGCAGCCATGTGTCGCCCATGCGGACGCCATGGCGGCATGCGTCCACCACCAGCGCACCGCCGCTCACGAGCGCGGCGACTTCGCCCAGGCGCAGAGCCTGGACGCGGCCCGCGGACCGCCGCCGTGCCGCGGGGCGGTCGAGCGCGGCGCGTGCCTCCGCGACCTCGGCCATGAGCGCGGGAACGCCGCTTTGGCGCGCGGCATCCTCAGCACGGGCGAGCGCCGCATGCGCCGCTTCGAT
This region includes:
- a CDS encoding DUF899 domain-containing protein produces the protein MTTSTAVETGTANHPVVSRDRWVAERKALLAREKELSHLHDQIARERRALPWVRVDKRYVFDTPDGPRTLADLFEGRSQLIVQHFMLGPGWEQGCVGCSYMADHTDGMTVHLEHRDIAWVAISRAPLAEIERFQRRMGWKFNWVSSNGSPFNHDFGVSFTPEETARGEVYYNYAMQAFPHEEAPGISVFYKDESGEVFHTYSTYGRGVEVMMGAYNMVDLTPKGRDEGDAGMGWVRHHDRYEPAPKKSSAAAGSCCSSHG
- a CDS encoding Vgb family protein, which codes for MSSKTSKDSSATPTAHAAEVVREYGPFAGADHIHGVSYDGERVWAATGPRLLAFDPESGDTTRTLDHACDAGTAFDGKHLYQIAESRIDKIDPVTGKTLSSIPAPGNGFDSGLTWAEGSLWVGQYRDRKIHQIDPETGKIKRTIESNRFVTGVTWVDGQLWHGTWEDEQSELRRIDPESGEVLERLEMPKGTGVSGLESDGDGLFYCGGGTSGKVRVVRRPKTAA
- a CDS encoding helix-turn-helix domain-containing protein — encoded protein: MDSLIAASARALATGDALGALKRVALRDDPPALALRGIAMAQLGEHPRARELLRRAARGFGAHEELARARCVVAEAEVALAMRDLGGSPRALMAASATLEARADRANALQARLIAARRLLLLGRLDEAGTALAQLDAHGLPPLSAAIAELTGAELGLRSLRIEAAHAALARAEDAARQSGVPALMAEVAEARAALDRPAARRRSAGRVQALRLGEVAALVSGGALVVDACRHGVRMGDTWLPLARRPVLFALARSLAEAWPGDADRDALIATAFRMREPDETHRARLRVEIGRLRALVKPMADVEATAQGFVLKPRDEREVVLLAPPIDGEQASLVALLSDGAAWSTSALALALGASQRTVQRALVELEATGRVRSIGRARAQRWLAPPLAGFTTILLLPASLPFE